A genomic segment from Hypanus sabinus isolate sHypSab1 chromosome 8, sHypSab1.hap1, whole genome shotgun sequence encodes:
- the LOC132397682 gene encoding achaete-scute homolog 4-like, with product MSLARVHDYFGVPFSEGLPLAFPVDTAYFEGTLREAYASRLPYLPVHSHLGITDYSFEPAFIRKRNERERQRVRYVNEGYARLREHLPEDFADKRLSKVETLRAAISYIKHLQELLNPSKVKEKALPSRAAEFHKLPCSMPRREGNSDGESKSPSPFSEFGELSN from the coding sequence ATGTCCTTGGCCAGGGTACATGACTACTTTGGGGTGCCTTTTTCAGAGGGGTTACCACTAGCCTTTCCTGTTGACACTGCGTACTTTGAAGGCACACTCCGTGAAGCCTATGCCAGCAGACTGCCTTACCTACCTGTACACAGCCATTTGGGGATCACTGATTATTCTTTCGAACCAGCCTTTATCAGGAAACGCAATGAAAGGGAAAGGCAGAGGGTCCGCTACGTCAATGAAGGGTATGCACGCCTCAGAGAGCACCTCCCTGAGGATTTTGCAGACAAAAGACTCAGCAAAGTAGAGACCTTAAGGGCTGCTATCAGCTATATCAAGCACCTTCAAGAGTTACTAAATCCATCAAAGGTTAAGGAGAAAGCCTTGCCTTCAAGGGCTGCAGAGTTCCATAAGCTTCCATGCTCTATGCCAAGGAGAGAAGGCAATAGTGACGGAGAGTCCAAATCTCCTTCACCCTTCAGTGAATTTGGTGAGCTAAGCAACTAA